A window of Otariodibacter oris genomic DNA:
ATCAATGTAGCTAGGATCTAAATCTGATAATTTTCCAGCTCCACTTAAGATCATTGCTGAAACTAAATCTTTATTTAAGAAATCAATCACAGATTTAACACCTTGAGAGCCACCTAACCCTAAACCGTATAAAATTGGACGGCCTACAGCAACTGCTGTTGCACCCATAGCTACCGCACGTACGATATCAATACCACGACGAACACCACCATCTAAAATGATTGGTACACGTTTATTTACAACTTTAGCAATAGCAGGTAAGGCAGTCATGCTTGCAGGAACACCATCAATTTGACGACCACCATGGTTTGACACTTGGATTGCATCAGCGCCAGCTTGAATAAATCTTTCGGCATCGTCTGGACGTAAGATACCTTTAACAATAACTGGTAAACCAGTAAAGCTTTTAATGAATTCAATGTCTTTAGTTGTTAAAGCTGTTTTTTGATTGAAGAAGTCACCAGTACCACCCATTTTTGGATCATGGTTACCGAATGATCTATCTGGACGGAAAGGGCTACCCATAGCGATGAAGTTTTCTGGTTGGCCAGGACCAAGTGCATCAGCTGTTAAAATGATTGCTGAATAACCTGCATTTTTTGCACGAGTTAACAATGATTTAGTCACTTCTTCATCATTGTTATAATATAACTGGAACCATTTAGGGCCTTTAGTTGATTCGGCAATTTGTTCAAGAGTTGCATTTGATGCGCCTGAAGAGCAGTACAAAGTATTTGCTAACTCTGCACCTTTAGCTGTTAATTGTTCTCCGCTTTCGTGGACCATTGCGTGAGCACCCATAGGAGCAACAATGACTGGAGATGCTAGATCTAAATCCAATAATTTAGTTGAAGTATCAATATCACTCCAAGATAAACCTACTAAGCGTTTTGCTGCTATGCGGTAATCATCAAATGCACGACGGTTTTCATGCATAGTCCACTCTGCACCAGCTGCACCAGATACAAATTCAAAACCAGCTTTTGGAATAACTTTACTTGCAGGTTCTTCCAAACGTTCAAGACTAACAACTTGAATTGGTTTATCTGCAGTACTTGCACCGTAAGCTGTTTTAGTTGCTTTTTTTGCACTTGTTGATTTGTCTGCTGCAAATGCTGGAGCACTCATAAATGGTAATGTACTTAATCCAACGCTAGCTACACCTAAACCTAGACCTGCAGCACTAAGAAATTTACGTCTAGATAGAGTTTCTTTTTCCGAAACTCCTACTGTTGTAGTTTCTACTTCTTTTACAGAAGTATCTAATTGATGAGATGAAGTCATATTTATTCCTCAATATTTGATGAAGATGAAAGAAATTGCAAGGCAAGTTTATTGACACATTATTTGTAATAATATTATATCATTTTTGCATTGCTAGTTGTTTTATTAACATAATAACCATAAATATTTAATGGTTATTTGTTTAAAAAACTTTGCTAATGTTAATTCTTTTTTTTTAAAATGTAAATAATTGAATAAAAAATAAATGAGCGTATAATGCCAACCAATGTCCTTAATATTTAATGTTTTTTTATTATCAATTAATGGTAAATAAATAATTTATAAATATTAAAAAATATATTAAGAGGCATTAATCTAAAGTATTAATATTTTAATAGATATATTATTTTTATAATTTATTGGTACTTTTTACTTTTGTTTTAGTTTGAGGATTTTAGTATGTCATTTAAAAAAACTTTGCTAGCTCTAGCAAGCATGACTTTCTCTTTGGGTGCAGTTGCTGCATCTGATACTGGTGTTGATGTTGACATATCCCAATATGAAAATCGTACAATGTTACCGGATATGACTGTAGGTATGTGTGATACTGTTGCACCTACATTGGTCCATATTAAAGATAACTTATATCGCCATACAAATGGTGCAGGTTTAGCCGTTCATAGTGGTCTGGTTATGATTACTGATGAAGGCGCTGTGGTTGTGGATGGCGGAGCTACCTGTGCTGCAGAATGGCTTAATAATGAAATTAAAACTCGTTTTAATGTTCCTGTAAAATATGTAGTTTTAACTCATGCACATGCTGACCACATGGCTGGTAGCCAAGTATTCCAAAAAGCAGGTGCAACAATTGTTGCAAATCAAAGAGCGGTTGAACCAATTGTTGGTGAAAAACTTCCTTATGCTGTACCAAATCGTGTATTTGATAAAGATATGACTATTAGTATTGGCGGTGAAACTGTTGAATTACATCGTGTCGCACCAAGCCATTCAGATAGTATGATAATGGTATTATTCCCTCGCCAGAAAGCCCTACAATGTACAGACGTGTGTGAAAGTAAGAGTATGCCATATAATGACTTCTTAGATTTCTACTATCCAGGATGGATTGATACTTTAAATTGGGTATTAGAGCAAGATGTTGATGTTATTGATGTTGGTCACTATGGTTTAGCAACAAAAGAAGATGAAAGAGCTTTGCGTGATTACATGGTAGATTTACATGATCAAGTGCTTCATTTAGTGCGTGAAGGTCAATCTTGGGATCAACTTTACCGTAATGTTAAATTTAGTCCAGATATTCAAGATTGGATTGGTTTCAATAATATGAAAACATTAAATATTGTTGGTATGTATCGTTGGGTTTCTAACCACCGTCGTGGTGAATGGTAATCATTCGAATAATTTCAAATAAATTTGAATAAATAAAGAGAAAGCCGTGCTTATTTTTCAGAAGCATGGCTTCTTTTTATTTAATACCTATAGAAAGATATAATGTATTGTTTTTAATGATATATTTTAATTGAATTAAATTTTTATTT
This region includes:
- a CDS encoding MBL fold metallo-hydrolase; amino-acid sequence: MSFKKTLLALASMTFSLGAVAASDTGVDVDISQYENRTMLPDMTVGMCDTVAPTLVHIKDNLYRHTNGAGLAVHSGLVMITDEGAVVVDGGATCAAEWLNNEIKTRFNVPVKYVVLTHAHADHMAGSQVFQKAGATIVANQRAVEPIVGEKLPYAVPNRVFDKDMTISIGGETVELHRVAPSHSDSMIMVLFPRQKALQCTDVCESKSMPYNDFLDFYYPGWIDTLNWVLEQDVDVIDVGHYGLATKEDERALRDYMVDLHDQVLHLVREGQSWDQLYRNVKFSPDIQDWIGFNNMKTLNIVGMYRWVSNHRRGEW
- a CDS encoding alpha-hydroxy-acid oxidizing protein produces the protein MTSSHQLDTSVKEVETTTVGVSEKETLSRRKFLSAAGLGLGVASVGLSTLPFMSAPAFAADKSTSAKKATKTAYGASTADKPIQVVSLERLEEPASKVIPKAGFEFVSGAAGAEWTMHENRRAFDDYRIAAKRLVGLSWSDIDTSTKLLDLDLASPVIVAPMGAHAMVHESGEQLTAKGAELANTLYCSSGASNATLEQIAESTKGPKWFQLYYNNDEEVTKSLLTRAKNAGYSAIILTADALGPGQPENFIAMGSPFRPDRSFGNHDPKMGGTGDFFNQKTALTTKDIEFIKSFTGLPVIVKGILRPDDAERFIQAGADAIQVSNHGGRQIDGVPASMTALPAIAKVVNKRVPIILDGGVRRGIDIVRAVAMGATAVAVGRPILYGLGLGGSQGVKSVIDFLNKDLVSAMILSGAGKLSDLDPSYIDIVGENVKFNTYNG